From a region of the Arachis ipaensis cultivar K30076 chromosome B09, Araip1.1, whole genome shotgun sequence genome:
- the LOC107615071 gene encoding uncharacterized protein LOC107615071, with product MWYDERNRKNRNYIIPEFSLCCSLGKVQLPFLTEPPEVLKELLYDYGSKHYKNFQNNIKVYNQMFAFTSSAGKVDSSINKGHRRAPTVYKISGENVHYIGSLMPMPGEKPKFAQLYIYDTENEVNNRIAPFRSNDSEYTIDSEIVGKLQKMLDENNTLAKSFRMAKERFAGSNTEHVRLKLLSSREKDGRIYNLPDVFEVAALVVLFVVDAYTMIESERLLYFRIHQKELRADDYKSLKNAKSTGQISGSSVGKRIVLPSSFIGEWPEIKRLLDPLHLKPVDCLDIVCQMFKMKLDMLIKDLKKERFFGKVVADVHTIEFQKRDIPHAHILIFLDSLSKFPDPKDIDKVICAEIPNQFEHPELYKAVKKFMLHGPCGFVNIFSPCMKEGRCSKFYPKSFADLTTIDAEGYPIYRRRKTGCYAKKGNVALDNRYVVPYNLSLLMKYQAHMNVEWCNQSRAIKYLFKYINKGYDRITTILDNADDSECSNKVIDEIKNYLDCRNISPCEAVWRIFAYPIHSREPAIQRLSFHLPGQNPILYEDGEDIDNILSKPGIDQSMFTTWMDANNNYSEAKELTYSEFPIFFVYNKKEKIWSRRKCGYTIGRIYYVPPTCGELFYLRMMLNFVRGPTNYDQIKSANGVIHNSFRDACFALGLLNDDREYIEAIKEASCWGLGDYLRKLFTVMLMSNSVSKPEHVWEETWSLLSDDILYNERKLSKNSDLSLTDD from the exons ATGTGGTATGATGAAAGAAATCGAAAAAATAGAAATTATATCATTCCAGAGTTTAGTCTATGCTGCAGTTTAGGAAAAGTGCAATTGCCTTTTCTAACAGAGCCTCCTGAAGTTCTAAAAGAGTTACTTTATGACTATGGTTCAAAGCATTACAAGAATTTTCAAAATAATATCAAAGTATATAATCAAATGTTTGCATTTACTTCTTCTGCTGGAAAGGTGGACTCATCTATAAACAAAGGCCATAGACGTGCTCCAACAGTCTACAAGATTAGTGGAGAAAATGTTCATTATATTGGTAGTTTAATGCCTATGCCCGGTGAAAAACCTAAGTTTGCTCAGTTGTATATCTATGACACAGAAAACGAAGTAAACAATAGGATAGCACCATTTAG GTCAAATGATTCTGAATATACTATTGACTCTGAGATTGTTGGCAAGTTACAAAAGATGTTAGATGAGAATAATACTTTGGCAAAATCATTTAGAATGGCGAAAGAAAGATTTGCAGGTTCTAATACAGAACATGTAAGGTTGAAGCTTTTAAGTTCAAGGGAAAAAGATGGAAGAATTTATAATTTGCCTGATGTTTTTGAAGTGGCAGCTTTAGTTGTG CTATTTGTAGTGGATGCTTACACTATGATTGAGTCAGAACGTTTGTTATATTTTAGGATTCATCAAAAGGAACTTAGAGCTGATGATTACAAGAGTTTGAAAAATGCTAAATCTACAGGTCAAATAAGTGGCTCAAGTGTAGGAAAAAGAATAGTTTTGCCATCAAGTTTTATAGGAG AATGGCCAGAAATCAAGCGACTCTTAGACCCTTTACATCTCAAACCAGTAGACTGTCTTGACATTGTTTGTCAAATGTTCAAAATGAAGCTTGATATGCTaattaaagatttgaaaaaggaaaGATTCTTTGGTAAAGTTGTTGCTG ATGTTCATACAATTGAATTTCAGAAACGAGATATACCACATGCTCATATTTTGATATTCTTGGATTCTTTAAGCAAATTTCCAGATCCAAAAGATATAGATAAAGTAATTTGTGCTGAGATTCCTAATCAATTTGAGCATCCAGAGTTGTACAAGGCTGTAAAAAAATTTATGCTTCATGGTCCATGCGGTTTTGTAAATATATTTTCACCATGCATGAAAGAAGGTCGTTGTTCAAAGTTTTATCCCAAGTCTTTTGCTGATTTAACAACTATTGATGCTGAAGGGTATCCAATATATAGAAGAAGAAAGACTGGTTGTTATGCTAAAAAAGGAAATGTGGCTCTAGATAATCGCTATGTTGTTCCTTATAATCTTTCTTTGCTAATGAAATATCAAGCACACATGAATGTTGAGTGGTGTAATCAGAGCAGAGCAATTAAGTATCTCTTCAAATATATAAACAAGGGTTACGATCGCATCACTACTATTTTAGATAATGCTGATGATAGTGAATGCTCAAATAAAGTTATTGATGAAATAAAAAACTATCTTGATTGTAGAAATATATCCCCATGTGAAGCTGTTTGGAGAATATTTGCATACCCTATTCATTCTAGAGAACCTGCTATACAGAGATTGAGCTTTCATTTGCCTGGTCAGAATCCAATTCTATATGAAGATGGTGAAGATATTGATAATATTCTGTCAAAACCCGGGATTGATCAATCAATGTTTACTACATGGATGGATGCTAATAACAATTACTCGGAGGCTAAAGAGTTGACATATTCTGAGTTTCCAATATTCTTTgtttataataaaaaagaaaaaatatggtCAAGAAGAAAGTGTGGCTATACTATTGGAAGGATTTATTATGTACCTCCAACATGTGGAGAGTTATTTTATTTACGAATGATGTTGAATTTTGTTCGAGGTCCTACCAACTATGACCAAATCAAAAGTGCAAATGGTGTTATTCACAATAGCTTTAGAGATGCTTGCTTTGCTTTGGGATTACTTAATGATGATAGAGAATATATTGAAGCTATCAAAGAAGCTTCATGTTGGGGTTTAGGTGATTATCTAAGGAAGCTTTTCACTGTGATGTTGATGTCAAATAGTGTGAGCAAACCAGAACATGTTTGGGAAGAAACTTGGAGCCTTCTATCTGATGATATTTTGTATAATGAAAGAAAATTGTCTAAAAATTCAG aTTTATCTTTGACTGATGATTAG